In the genome of Tissierella sp., the window TTACAGCAAAACAATCTTCATCATCTATACATTGTTTTGCATATGGTAATAATTTGTTTCTAACAGACATTCCACCTAATATTGCTGGTTTCATTTTCATTCCTCCAGTATTATACTTTCTGCTAAGCTACTTTAGTTTCTGTATCCTTTGTCTTAAATCCTCAATACTAATCCACTCATTATTTGTTTCTGAATTATATTCAAATCCATCTTCTATAGGCTTTCCACCATCCGTAAAAAATCGTTCCGAATTCCACCAATCAAAATGTGGATATACTATATAATGGTTTTTATATTCGTAAGTCATCCTTGAATCATCTTTTGTTACCATTACTTCGTGTAACTTTTCGCCTTCTCTAATACCTATTTCTTTCAATTTGCAATCTGATAACATTGCCTTAGCTAAGTCTGTTATCTTAAATGACGGAATTTTAGAAATATAAGTCTCTCCACCTTTTGATTCTTCTAAAGCCTTAAATACTAACTCTACTCCATCTTCAAGAGTAATCCAAAACCTTGTCATTCTAAAATCTGTAATTGGAAGTTCTTTTTCTCCTCTATCAATAAGCTCTTGGAAGAAGGGAATAACAGACCCCCTGCTACCTGCTACATTACCATACCTTACTACTGAAAATATTGTACCTTTGTCTCCAGAATATGCATTGGCAGATATGAATAGCTTATCAGATACCAGTTTTGTTCCACCATAAAGGTTAATTGGGTTTACTGCTTTATCTGTCGATAAGGCTACTACTTTTTTTACTCCTGTATCTAATGCTGCATCTACTATATTTTGTGCCCCATGTATGTTTGTCTTAATTGCTTCAAAAGGATTGTATTCACAAGCAGGAACCTGTTTCATTGCTGCTGCATGAATTACATAGTCAACTCCCTTAAAAGCTCTATAGAGTCTTTCTCT includes:
- the pseB gene encoding UDP-N-acetylglucosamine 4,6-dehydratase (inverting), with the protein product MLNDKSILITGGTGSFGKKFIEMIFERYNPSRVIIYSRDEFKQDVVRKLFASKLTKEQQGKLRFFIGDVRDRERLYRAFKGVDYVIHAAAMKQVPACEYNPFEAIKTNIHGAQNIVDAALDTGVKKVVALSTDKAVNPINLYGGTKLVSDKLFISANAYSGDKGTIFSVVRYGNVAGSRGSVIPFFQELIDRGEKELPITDFRMTRFWITLEDGVELVFKALEESKGGETYISKIPSFKITDLAKAMLSDCKLKEIGIREGEKLHEVMVTKDDSRMTYEYKNHYIVYPHFDWWNSERFFTDGGKPIEDGFEYNSETNNEWISIEDLRQRIQKLK